The window CTATCGTATTTATCTCTTTGATTTTCTGACATTTCAAAAGATCGTCTTTGGCCGATCAGTACCAGGGGGTGAAAAGTGATAGTGCGTCTCAGCAAGTCCCTGTGTGTATGGCTCATCATGATACTCCTCATGTCTGTACTCGTTCTCCAGAGCCGTGCCCGGGCAGATCTCGCTTTGTCCAGGCAAGTAGCCGAAACAGCGATGGAGGATACCAGTGGTTGGCCTCTACCTCCTGCTGGACCCGCCGCTGCAAAAAACAAACTGATTGTTTATGTCGCTGAAGACCTCAGAAACGGTGGGGTCTTGGGAGTGGGCTCCGGTGTCTGTGAGGCAGCGGAAAGCATTGGCTGGCAGTGTCGAGTATTTGATCTCGGCAGCCTTGACGTGAAGAGGGAGGCGATTTTTTCAGAGGTTTTTGAGCTGGAACCGGACGGAGTGGTACTCGGTGGTTTGGATGCCCATGCCAGCCTGAGATATCTGGAGCGGTTTAAAGACGCGGCAATTCCGATTGTGGGTTGGCATGTTGCGCCATTTCCTGGCGTGGTGGAGGGGACACCTATTGCAGTCAATATTGCCACGGACTCAAAAGATGTGGCCAGGGTGGCGGCGCATTACGTGATAGCAGACTCCGGGGGCAAAGCGTCGGTCATACTATTTACGGACAGCCGATTTGCCATCGCCCTGAAGAAATCGGACATCATGGCGGAGATTATTCAGAGTTGTGAAGGATGTGAAGTTCTCGAAATTCTGGATGTCAGCCTGGATAGTGTGAATGTACAAATGCCTGATGTCATAAATGCTTTAATTGGGAAATACGGCGAGCGCTGGAATTACTCTCTCGGCATAAACGATTTATATTACGATAGTTCTGTAACTTCACTGGTGCTGGCTGGTAACGATCCCGGTGGGCCGCCGTTCAATATTTCGGCCGGGGATGGCAGCCCATCCGCTTTTTTGCGAATTCGCAGCGACAGTTATCAGAAGGCAACGGTTCCGGAACCATTGCTTTTTCATGGTTGGCAGCTCGTAGATGAACTGAACAGGATCTTCAGTAACAAACCGCCAAGCGGTTATGTGACCCCGCCGCATATCGTGACCAGAAAAAATATATGGCCGAAGGATGAAGGTCTGAACCTGTTTGATATAAAAAATAATTACAGGGAACATTACAGCAGAAGCTGGTCCGGGAACCAATAACCTGAATATTTTTTAGGGATTAACAACCGAACCTCATCTTTCAGTATAGTTTTTGAATCCCTGGCGATCGTTGCAATTCGCTGGATTGGCAATACCTTATTTCCTATTATGGAAATATTCGGGCAAACTGATGAGAAAATGGTTTTACAGTATTCAATCAAGATTGACGGCGACCCTGGTTATTGCAGTGCTGGTTATTCTGCTGGGAGGCTGTCTGTATTTTTACTATTCAAACCAGCTGCTATCGGCCACAGAGATCTTCGTTGAGAATACCCTTCCCAGTATAGAGACGGCAAATGCACTTGAGCATACGGTTACCGAAATCGGCAATTTCAGCCGGGACCTGACAGAGAGCGATACTGTCGATGACCTGAGCCTGATCTATGGGCGGCTCGAGGTACTGCTCTACAGACTGGAAGACACCACAGCGAGAATATCACAGAAGGAGGGGGGGTTCGATCTCCTGAAACTCAATTACCTGAGTCAGGCGATTCACACTCTAGTGCTGCAGATTTTCCAGCTTGAGGCCCATAAGCTGGAGATCGAACACCAGAGAGAGAGTCTGCTTGGTGATATCGGCAGTCAGCTGCTGGCGGAGGCGCTGCCCTATGCTGCGGTAGTCAATGCTGAGGTATGGCGGGAAAAGGTCGCTGTTGATGCCCAGCAGGTTACCGCGGATCTGTTACGTAGCTGTCTCCTAAAGATGGTTATCATCTCAAGCCAGCTTGAGTTGGTGAAAGAGAGTGAAGAAATTGATGCGCTGGAGGACTCTTTCGTTATCATCAAGGGTGTGTATACCAAAATGCTGGCGGCCAATCAGCAACTGGCACCTGTGAAGAGTGTCTATCAGACCCATATCAGTGACATGGAGGCGCTCTATGACAGGCATCGCAAGTACCTGCTGATAAATGAGGACGTTGCCATGTTTTCGACAGAACTGGATGAGCAGATAATAAACCTGGCCTCCCTTGCTTCAGAGTCGGTGGATGTGGTTTTCGGCCACTTTCATCAAACTGCGGCAAAGGTCATTGAGAAAGAGCGCATAGGGTTGTACATCACTACAATGCTCACTCTCGGGGCGATTGTAACGCTCTATATACTCTATCGCAGGGTTGTGGTGAGTGGCTTTGGTGACAGGCTCAGCCTCATCAGCCGTGCCATGGTGGCGGAGTCGGGGAGTGAGCCGCCCCATATCCCGGTAAGAGGCAGGGATGAGATCGCGGTGATGGCCAAGGCAGCGGAAGAATTACTGGGAAAAGCAGTGCGTCTCAGAAATCTTGCCGCAGTCGACCAGTTAACCCAGGTGTGGAACAGACGTCATTTTTTTGAGTTGGCCGCAATTGAGACAGACCGGGCGACCCGACATAATAGTGTCTCGGTGATAATGATGCTGGATATCGATCATTTCAAGAAGGTGAATGACACCCATGGTCATAATTTTGGTGATCACGCCCTGTTCGAAGTGGCTCAGAGTTGCAAAGGTGCAATCCGTTCAATAGATATCTTTGCCCGCTACGGCGGCGAAGAGTTTGCCTTGATTATGCCTGAAACCTCTCTGGAGGAGGGCGTAATAGCCGCAGAACGTATTCGAACCACCGTTGCCTCTAAACCACTGCAAACGAAAAACGGTAAAGAACTTGTACTGACAATTAGCATTGGCATGGTTGAGGTTCGGCTGAACCAAGTCAAGATTGATGATGCTCTGGGGTTTGCCGACCGAGCACTCTACCTTGCTAAGAAAATGGGGCGAAATCGAGTGGAAGTTTTTCAAACGGGCAGCCTGACAGGTGGCTGGCAGGACGAAATGTCTTGAATATACCTGGGCAAGAGCTGTATCCTGACTCTTTTGTTGGGTAGCGTGCCGGGGCTCTGTTGGCAACGTTTTGTGGTGTTTTGATTTTTTACTTTTATGTGTTTGGAATGGCTTGGTTATATCTGTTTATTGCAGGGTTGTTTGAGTGTGGTTGGGCTATTGGCCTGAAATATACTGAAGGTTTCACAAAACTGATGCCCTCATTGTTCACTGTCGCAGCAATGGGGGTAAGTTTTTTTCTGCTCTCTGCAGCTATGAAAACCATTCCGGTCGGTACTGCCTATGCGGTGTGGACCGGGATTGGTGCCGTTGGGGTAGCCATTATGGGTATGGTGTTGTTTGATGAGTCACGTGATATCATGAGAATCTTGTGTCTGCTATTGATTGTGACAGGGATTATGGGGTTGAAATTCCTGGCTATGAGCGCGGAGTGAGATGATTTCAACACCCGGTGATATCATATACGCATCCTCGCCCGGGACCGGTATCGAAGCGCTCTCCTGCGTGAGTGATTTCCACTTCGGCACTCACATCCACGATGGGCACGTTATCTGGCTCAACTCAGCTGGTGGTGAGCATTTCTCGGTGAAAGGAGACAGTGACATCCTGCAACCGGGTAGCGTCAGCGTAATAGAACCGGGAGTGGCCCATACCAATCATCCCTGTGAGGGCAGCGGGCGTCACCTCCGCAGCCTCTATCTGGCACCCGATTTTTTTAGCCGGGTGGCGCAGATGTTCATCGGTATTCCTGATACCATAAACCTGCCGACAGCAACCTATCATGATGAGGTGAGCTGGCGTGAGTTACTCAATCTCCATGAGGCTGTTGTCTCGGGACAGGAGCAACTGGTTACCGAACAGTTTGTGGTCAGCCTTTTTACCAGACTCTGGCGGAACACCACTGCGGTACAGCGTAGTTCAGGCCAAAGCGTACGTTTTACCAATAAAAGATTTTCACAGCTTGCCGAAGTTCTGCACAGCGACCCGGCACAGTCTCACACGCTCTCTCAATTGGCCGAGTTGGCCGGTTGTACCGAACACTACGTGATCCGTCTCTTTAAAAAGCACTGTGGAATATCACCCCACGCCTATCTGGTACAGTTGCGACTGGAGAAGGCACGCAGGCTGTTGGGGGCAGATGTTTCCATTGCCGATGCAGCCTTCCGTTCAGGTTTCGCCGACCAGAGTCACCTCACCCGCAAATTCAAAGAGCGCTATGGGCTTACGCCTGGGCGTTACGTAAACCTGTAGAAGTAGCACGACCTGAAGACTTTTCAGACTGACAACGCAATCCGCGCCGCCCAGGTCAATTTTGTTCAAGACGTGGCTGGTGATTATTCGTTATCCTGGCTGATCGATATATTTTAACCAGAAGAACAGGAAACGAATACCATTATGACTCCCTATCTCTACGCGCTCGGCGCAATTCTCTGCTGGGCCAGTCTGCCCGCGGCGACAGGCTCAGGTCTGGTAGAACTCACAACACCAGAGCTGATGTTTTTCAGCTTCACAGCTGCAGCGATCTATCTGTACCTGCAGGATCTTGTGGTAAAGCGTTCAGCCAGAGTTTTTCTGCCCCCACTTCCTGCATCTCTTTTTGGTGTAACGGGGATTTTTGTTTACCATTTCGTCTATTATCTGGCACTGGAGCGGGCACCTCTGGCCGAAGGTGCCATTCTGGCTACGACCTGGTCTTTGTGGATCGTGATCTTCTCGTCAATTCTGCGCTTGAAGCGGTTGGCGCCGTCGATGATTGTCACAGCCGTACTCGGCTTTGCCGGCGCAGCTCTGGTGATTGGTGGCGGCAAGGAACTCTCTTTTCAGGCTGCGGCCATGCCCGGCTATCTGCTCGCCCTGTGCTGTGGTCTGATCTGGTCGAGTTTTTCCGTAGCATTGCCATATCTGAAAATAAAAGAGGAGCCAATGACCGCCTTCACCATCTACGCGGCGATCTGCTCGGCGATTCTTTATGTTTGCACCGGGCCATATGAGATGCCATCTCTGCAGGCTCTATTATCGGCAACCTACCTTGGCTGCGTGCCGCTTGGTCTGTCATTTTTCTTGTGGAACAGGGCTGTTACCACAGGCAATATGGTGATTGTCGGCTTTTTGAGCTACCTCACCCCGCCACTTGCGGTGTTGCTGGTGGCGCTGGTTCATGGTCAGAAGATCAACACGTCCGTGATCTGGGGAATGTGTTTGATTATTGGCGCCTCACTTCTTGGCAGGTTAAGATTGAATATGCTTGAAAAGGGTGGAACGAAAAAGACGTCAAATTGAAAAAAGATGGTGAGAATGGAACCGGTTGGTTGTTAAAATGGGAGGTACTTATGTCTGATTAAGCTTGTTTTCCTATCTCATAATTGCTGTATCATTGGTGTGTTACCAGAGCCTTGAAGCATTTTTTGTTCTGGAAGCACCACACTGCCTTCTAACTCGGCAACGGTGTTCTCAACCCGTGCCACCAAGAATTGATCTGCTGCATATAACCTTTCCAAGGTATTCAATTCATATGAGTTTTTTCAACTCTATCCGTCATGAATTGCCCTCAACCAATACCGCTTATATTTTTGGTACCCCATTGTGCCGAGCTTCCGTCAGTTCGTTGTTTTTCCGAATGGATGAGTGATATGATGTAGTACCGAATTGTTCATTGGTAAACGCCTTGGGTTATGGTGCTTGATCAATGTCAACACAATCAGACTACATAAAGCCGGTATATCTGCTGTGGGTTTATGTAGACAATATGGCACGTTCAATTCATGCCCATCAAGGGAGAATGTATGCCGATCTTCAGTTATCTCGCCATTGCTAAAGCAAATGCAAGGGAGTCACTCTGCTCTGAATTATCTGCTCTCAAATATTGTGAAGTGATTCCAGCCGAAAATCAGGAGGTGATCGTCCTTGTGACGGATACTCCTGACCATGCGACGGAGAAACAGCTTGCCGAAACATTGAAGACCCTGCCGTCTCTGCAATCTTTGAGCCTGGCCTTCGGTTATGACGATACGTTATGACGAAACAGAATGACAAGGGAGATTACACAGACCATGAAACTCGACAGAAGACAGTTTATAAAACAGGCGGCGATAACAAGTGCATTTGCGACTGCCGGTTCTCTTTTTCCTGGCATAAGCTTCGGAGACTGGACCAGACTATCGAATAACTCAGGGGTTATTGCGTGGCAGAAATCTCCCTGCCGTTTCTGCGGCACCGGTTGCGGTGTGTTGGTGGGAGTGAGTGATGGTCGGGCGGTTGCGGTCAAGGGTGATCCGAACTGCAGCGTGAATAAAGGGCTGTGCTGCATGAAGGGCTACCATTCGGTGCAGGCACTGTATGGTAAAGATCGGCTGACCAAAGCCCAGGTGCGAAAGAACGGCACCTTGGTTGATGTGCCCATCCAGGAGGCTCTTGATCTTATCGCTGACAAAATCACTGAGACCAGAGAGCAATATGGCAAAGACTCTGTGGCGATTTATGGCTCTGGCCAGTGGACCATCCCTGATGGTTATGTCGCATCGAAGCTGTTTAAAGGGTGTCTGGGCACCAACAATGTAGAAGCGAATGCCCGGCTGTGCATGGCCAGCGCTGTAACCGGTTTCATGACTTCTTTCGGCATTGATGAACCGATGGGCTGTTACGAAGACATTGATCACGCCAACGTCTTCATCACCTGGGGCAACAATATGGCGGAGATGCATCCGGTGTTGTTTTCGAGGATGTTGGCCAACAGGAAACGCAGAAGCAATGTTGCCATTATCGATTTCGCCACCCGCTATACCAGAACCAGCCAGGCCGCAGATAAAAGTATAATTTTCAAGCCGCAAACCGATTTGGCCGTGGCCAATGCCATCTGCTATGAAATTATCAAAAACGGCTGGGTGAACCAGAACTTTGTCGACGAGCATGTTTCTTTTCATAGCGGAAAAACCAATATAGGCTATGGCACAGAAGATCATTTCTCTTTTACAGACCAGCCTGAAACTATCAACTTTGGCCAGTTCGAAGAGTTTCTGCAGGATTATACTCCGGAAAAAGTAGAAAAGATTTCCGGGGTTTCAGCTCGGGATATCAAGTATCTGGCTGCTCTTTATGGTGATCCTTCCCTGAAGGTTACGTCATTTTGGTGTATGGGGATGAATCAGCATACCCGTGGCACCTGGATAAATAACCTTGTCTATAATATTCACCTGCTGGTGGGCAAGATTTCCACCCCGGGCAACAGCCCCTTTTCACTCACCGGCCAGCCCAGCGCCTGCGGAACGGTGCGTGAGGTCGGTACCCTGACCAACAGGTTGCCCTATGGCGAGGTTACCAATGAACACGCCCGTGAAAAGGCCGCGGAGATATGGGATGTCCCGCTTGAGAATATCGACCCGAAGCCAACCTATCACACCGTTGAAATGTTTCGTGCCCTCGACAGGGGTGATATACGCTTTATCTGGATCCAGGTAACCAACCCGATGGTAACCATGCCCAACCTGAAAAGGTATCGTGATGGTTCCCTGAAAGAAGACCGCTTTGTGGTGGTATCAGATGTGTACCCAACCCCAACCACCGATGTGGCTGATGTGATCCTGCCAGCTGCGATGTGGATAGAGCAGGAAGGAATGTATGGTAACTCAGAGCGTAGAACCCAGCATTTTACACGCATTGTCGAGCCGCCGGGCGAAGCGATGTGTGATACCTGGCAGATTATCGAGGTAGCACGACGGCTCGGCTTTGAGAAGCAGTTCCCCTGGGACCAGGAAGAATATATTGCCAACATATGGGAAGAATATCGAAAATTCCATGCCGGGCCGAAACATGAA of the Desulfosediminicola ganghwensis genome contains:
- a CDS encoding sugar ABC transporter substrate-binding protein, which codes for MSVLVLQSRARADLALSRQVAETAMEDTSGWPLPPAGPAAAKNKLIVYVAEDLRNGGVLGVGSGVCEAAESIGWQCRVFDLGSLDVKREAIFSEVFELEPDGVVLGGLDAHASLRYLERFKDAAIPIVGWHVAPFPGVVEGTPIAVNIATDSKDVARVAAHYVIADSGGKASVILFTDSRFAIALKKSDIMAEIIQSCEGCEVLEILDVSLDSVNVQMPDVINALIGKYGERWNYSLGINDLYYDSSVTSLVLAGNDPGGPPFNISAGDGSPSAFLRIRSDSYQKATVPEPLLFHGWQLVDELNRIFSNKPPSGYVTPPHIVTRKNIWPKDEGLNLFDIKNNYREHYSRSWSGNQ
- a CDS encoding GGDEF domain-containing protein yields the protein MRKWFYSIQSRLTATLVIAVLVILLGGCLYFYYSNQLLSATEIFVENTLPSIETANALEHTVTEIGNFSRDLTESDTVDDLSLIYGRLEVLLYRLEDTTARISQKEGGFDLLKLNYLSQAIHTLVLQIFQLEAHKLEIEHQRESLLGDIGSQLLAEALPYAAVVNAEVWREKVAVDAQQVTADLLRSCLLKMVIISSQLELVKESEEIDALEDSFVIIKGVYTKMLAANQQLAPVKSVYQTHISDMEALYDRHRKYLLINEDVAMFSTELDEQIINLASLASESVDVVFGHFHQTAAKVIEKERIGLYITTMLTLGAIVTLYILYRRVVVSGFGDRLSLISRAMVAESGSEPPHIPVRGRDEIAVMAKAAEELLGKAVRLRNLAAVDQLTQVWNRRHFFELAAIETDRATRHNSVSVIMMLDIDHFKKVNDTHGHNFGDHALFEVAQSCKGAIRSIDIFARYGGEEFALIMPETSLEEGVIAAERIRTTVASKPLQTKNGKELVLTISIGMVEVRLNQVKIDDALGFADRALYLAKKMGRNRVEVFQTGSLTGGWQDEMS
- the sugE gene encoding quaternary ammonium compound efflux SMR transporter SugE; translated protein: MAWLYLFIAGLFECGWAIGLKYTEGFTKLMPSLFTVAAMGVSFFLLSAAMKTIPVGTAYAVWTGIGAVGVAIMGMVLFDESRDIMRILCLLLIVTGIMGLKFLAMSAE
- a CDS encoding helix-turn-helix transcriptional regulator — encoded protein: MISTPGDIIYASSPGTGIEALSCVSDFHFGTHIHDGHVIWLNSAGGEHFSVKGDSDILQPGSVSVIEPGVAHTNHPCEGSGRHLRSLYLAPDFFSRVAQMFIGIPDTINLPTATYHDEVSWRELLNLHEAVVSGQEQLVTEQFVVSLFTRLWRNTTAVQRSSGQSVRFTNKRFSQLAEVLHSDPAQSHTLSQLAELAGCTEHYVIRLFKKHCGISPHAYLVQLRLEKARRLLGADVSIADAAFRSGFADQSHLTRKFKERYGLTPGRYVNL
- a CDS encoding DMT family transporter is translated as MTPYLYALGAILCWASLPAATGSGLVELTTPELMFFSFTAAAIYLYLQDLVVKRSARVFLPPLPASLFGVTGIFVYHFVYYLALERAPLAEGAILATTWSLWIVIFSSILRLKRLAPSMIVTAVLGFAGAALVIGGGKELSFQAAAMPGYLLALCCGLIWSSFSVALPYLKIKEEPMTAFTIYAAICSAILYVCTGPYEMPSLQALLSATYLGCVPLGLSFFLWNRAVTTGNMVIVGFLSYLTPPLAVLLVALVHGQKINTSVIWGMCLIIGASLLGRLRLNMLEKGGTKKTSN
- a CDS encoding chaperone NapD encodes the protein MPIFSYLAIAKANARESLCSELSALKYCEVIPAENQEVIVLVTDTPDHATEKQLAETLKTLPSLQSLSLAFGYDDTL
- a CDS encoding molybdopterin-dependent oxidoreductase; translation: MKLDRRQFIKQAAITSAFATAGSLFPGISFGDWTRLSNNSGVIAWQKSPCRFCGTGCGVLVGVSDGRAVAVKGDPNCSVNKGLCCMKGYHSVQALYGKDRLTKAQVRKNGTLVDVPIQEALDLIADKITETREQYGKDSVAIYGSGQWTIPDGYVASKLFKGCLGTNNVEANARLCMASAVTGFMTSFGIDEPMGCYEDIDHANVFITWGNNMAEMHPVLFSRMLANRKRRSNVAIIDFATRYTRTSQAADKSIIFKPQTDLAVANAICYEIIKNGWVNQNFVDEHVSFHSGKTNIGYGTEDHFSFTDQPETINFGQFEEFLQDYTPEKVEKISGVSARDIKYLAALYGDPSLKVTSFWCMGMNQHTRGTWINNLVYNIHLLVGKISTPGNSPFSLTGQPSACGTVREVGTLTNRLPYGEVTNEHAREKAAEIWDVPLENIDPKPTYHTVEMFRALDRGDIRFIWIQVTNPMVTMPNLKRYRDGSLKEDRFVVVSDVYPTPTTDVADVILPAAMWIEQEGMYGNSERRTQHFTRIVEPPGEAMCDTWQIIEVARRLGFEKQFPWDQEEYIANIWEEYRKFHAGPKHEMAPYTVLRERSGVQWPFVNGKETRWRFNAKHDPACTNGKDFHFYGKQDNRAWIWARPYEPAAESPDAEYNFWLNTGRVIEHWHTGSMTRRVPVLHNAVPSSYVEIHPEDAAELGVVNGERVKIISRRGEITIPAQINGRGVPVRGMVFVPFFDESYLINEVTLDAFCPISKQPDYKKCAVRLEKV